A single window of Pseudomonas marginalis DNA harbors:
- a CDS encoding RNA polymerase sigma factor — MSRPKPDPVSADAFRGFYADILYFLRRRTDNASDAADMTQDVFTQWLDYRDRAKVEQPRAFLFQMARNLLRDHWRKQKVRQTVHPDQADRDAEPITDEQNDPMAAAQRLQRLEQLKEVLAELSPRRREALMLHRFEGLSQAQIAERMGISTSMVEKHIAFALLHCKRRLQNDPGTEQPE, encoded by the coding sequence ATGTCTCGTCCCAAGCCCGACCCGGTGTCGGCCGATGCCTTTCGCGGGTTCTATGCAGATATTCTGTATTTCCTGCGCAGACGCACGGACAACGCCAGCGACGCGGCGGACATGACCCAGGACGTCTTTACCCAGTGGCTGGACTACCGCGACCGGGCCAAGGTCGAACAGCCACGGGCATTTTTGTTCCAGATGGCACGCAACCTGCTGCGTGATCACTGGCGCAAACAGAAGGTACGGCAGACCGTCCACCCAGATCAGGCCGACAGGGACGCGGAACCGATCACCGACGAGCAAAACGACCCCATGGCCGCCGCCCAGCGCTTGCAACGCCTGGAACAGTTGAAAGAAGTCCTCGCCGAACTCTCGCCCCGCCGGCGAGAAGCCCTTATGCTGCACCGCTTCGAAGGCCTGAGCCAGGCGCAGATCGCCGAGCGCATGGGTATTTCGACGAGCATGGTGGAAAAGCACATCGCTTTTGCCCTGCTGCATTGCAAGCGACGCCTTCAAAACGACCCCGGCACGGAGCAGCCAGAATGA
- a CDS encoding DMT family transporter, which produces MSSRENTGMALGLLGVIIFSLTLPFTRIVVQEIHPLLNGLGRALFAAVPAAALLLWRRERWPTWRQVRGLCLVIAGVILGFPVLSAWAMQTLPASHGALVNGLQPLCVALYAAWLSHERPSKAFWACAALGSGLVLSYALITGAGSIQAGDLLMLGAIAVGGLGYAEGGRLAKEMGGWQVICWALVLSTPVLIGPVWYLAAQHQGAVSMRAWWAFGYVSLFSQFLGFFAWYAGLAMGGIARVSQTQLLQIFFTIAFSALFFGEHIEPITWVFACGVIVTVMLGRKTAVQPAPAPCRSELAREGR; this is translated from the coding sequence ATGAGCTCGCGCGAAAACACCGGCATGGCCCTCGGCCTGCTGGGTGTCATCATCTTCAGCCTGACCCTGCCCTTCACCCGTATCGTGGTGCAGGAGATCCACCCGTTGCTCAACGGCCTGGGCCGTGCCTTGTTCGCGGCGGTCCCGGCGGCGGCGCTGTTGCTGTGGCGCCGCGAGCGCTGGCCGACCTGGCGCCAGGTACGGGGTTTGTGCCTGGTCATTGCGGGGGTGATTCTGGGCTTCCCGGTGCTGTCGGCGTGGGCCATGCAAACCTTGCCGGCCTCCCATGGCGCACTGGTCAATGGCCTGCAACCGCTGTGCGTGGCGCTGTATGCGGCGTGGCTGTCCCATGAGCGGCCGTCCAAAGCCTTCTGGGCCTGCGCGGCGCTCGGCAGCGGGTTGGTGTTGAGTTATGCATTGATCACCGGCGCCGGCAGTATCCAGGCCGGCGATTTATTGATGCTCGGCGCGATAGCCGTGGGTGGCCTGGGCTATGCCGAAGGCGGCCGGTTGGCCAAGGAGATGGGCGGCTGGCAGGTGATCTGCTGGGCGCTGGTGCTGTCCACGCCGGTGTTGATCGGCCCGGTGTGGTACCTGGCGGCGCAGCACCAAGGCGCGGTCTCGATGCGCGCCTGGTGGGCCTTTGGTTATGTGTCGCTGTTCTCGCAGTTCCTGGGCTTCTTCGCCTGGTACGCGGGGTTGGCCATGGGCGGCATTGCGCGGGTCAGCCAGACTCAGCTGTTGCAGATCTTCTTCACCATCGCGTTTTCGGCGCTGTTCTTTGGTGAACATATCGAGCCGATTACCTGGGTGTTTGCCTGTGGGGTCATCGTCACGGTGATGCTCGGGCGCAAGACCGCGGTGCAGCCGGCACCAGCTCCCTGTAGGAGCGAGCTTGCTCGCGAAGGTCGCTAA
- a CDS encoding helix-turn-helix domain-containing protein → MSIRLKLLRKKLGVTLEALAEKSGMTKSYLSKVERGLNTPSIAAALKLAKALNVKVEELFSEDRVSLDSYSLVRSHERPDTAPGYAVLAHQVSERSLLPFIIYPPAQFSDKTFKEHLGEEFLFVHEGAVEVDFMNERVILERGDALHFNAQKPHRLRSVGPVQAQLLVVVHSSQE, encoded by the coding sequence ATGTCTATCCGTTTGAAATTATTGAGGAAAAAACTTGGCGTAACCTTGGAGGCCCTGGCTGAAAAATCCGGGATGACCAAGAGTTACCTGTCCAAGGTCGAGCGCGGGCTCAACACGCCGTCGATTGCCGCTGCGTTGAAACTGGCCAAGGCGTTGAACGTGAAGGTCGAAGAGCTGTTCAGCGAAGACCGCGTCAGCCTCGACAGCTACAGCCTGGTGCGCAGCCATGAGCGGCCCGACACCGCGCCGGGTTACGCAGTACTGGCCCATCAGGTCAGTGAGCGCAGCTTGTTGCCGTTCATCATCTACCCGCCGGCGCAATTCTCCGACAAAACCTTCAAGGAGCACCTTGGAGAGGAGTTCTTGTTCGTGCATGAAGGGGCGGTAGAAGTGGATTTCATGAACGAGCGGGTGATTCTGGAGCGCGGCGATGCGCTGCATTTCAATGCCCAGAAGCCGCATCGGCTGCGTTCGGTAGGGCCTGTGCAGGCGCAGCTATTGGTGGTTGTACACAGCTCGCAAGAATGA
- a CDS encoding dihydrodipicolinate synthase family protein, which produces MSSPTIHGIIGYTITPFSADGQRIDLDALGRSIDRLIDSGVHAIAPLGSTGEGAYLSDAEWDEVSAYSLAKIARRVPTVVSVSDLTTAKAVRRARYAEANGADVVMVLPASYWKLSEAEILAHYAAIGDSIGVPIMLYNNPATSGTDMSVDLILRIVKQVANVTMVKESTGDVQRMHQLRRHSDVPFYNGCNPLALEAFAAGAKGWCTAAPNLIPHLNLALYAAVLANDLDKARELFYQQLPLLEFILKGGLPATIKAGLRLTGLEAGEPRLPVFPLGEAGIEQLKTLLR; this is translated from the coding sequence ATGTCCAGCCCAACTATTCACGGCATCATCGGCTACACCATCACCCCGTTCAGCGCTGACGGCCAGCGCATCGACCTCGACGCCCTCGGTCGTTCCATCGACCGTTTGATCGACAGCGGCGTGCACGCCATCGCGCCCCTGGGCAGCACCGGTGAAGGTGCGTATTTGAGCGATGCCGAGTGGGACGAAGTCAGCGCCTACAGCCTGGCAAAAATCGCCCGGCGCGTGCCCACGGTGGTCAGCGTCTCCGACCTGACCACCGCCAAGGCCGTGCGCCGCGCCCGCTACGCCGAAGCCAATGGCGCGGATGTGGTGATGGTGCTGCCGGCCTCGTATTGGAAGCTCAGCGAGGCGGAAATCCTCGCCCACTACGCCGCGATCGGCGACAGCATCGGCGTGCCGATCATGCTCTACAACAACCCGGCCACCAGCGGTACGGACATGTCGGTGGATCTGATCCTGCGTATCGTCAAGCAGGTGGCAAATGTGACGATGGTCAAGGAGAGCACCGGGGACGTTCAACGCATGCATCAACTGCGGCGCCACAGCGACGTGCCGTTCTACAACGGCTGCAACCCGCTGGCCCTGGAAGCCTTTGCGGCCGGAGCCAAGGGTTGGTGCACGGCGGCGCCCAACCTGATCCCGCACCTGAACCTGGCATTGTATGCGGCAGTACTGGCCAATGACCTGGACAAGGCGCGCGAGCTGTTTTATCAGCAGTTGCCGTTGCTGGAGTTCATCCTCAAGGGCGGGTTGCCGGCGACGATCAAGGCCGGGCTGCGCCTGACCGGGTTGGAGGCGGGCGAGCCTCGCTTGCCGGTGTTTCCATTGGGTGAAGCAGGGATCGAACAACTGAAGACCTTGCTGCGGTAA
- a CDS encoding DUF4917 family protein, with amino-acid sequence MKDFQDIDAHLEDWSTLRSSTVFSGILIGNGASRTIWEDFAYDSLFENARTVEEKPLGPSELSVFDALQTRSFEQTLGALKTTSRVNKALAVSSAAPRNRYYAIKEALINTIHAVHIPWRLVQPSTLATINRELANYTSVFTTNYDLLNYWAILHTPGIDDLFRSADSSFDLRNTHTDTTRILYLHGGLHLVRNLDGTARKLPSTDSTLLSSFAINNTIKTLDDVPLFINEGTVQEKLKTIRSSDYLSFCYEQLLSHEGALCIFGHDLGPQDQHVVDAIRQARPATLAISVSGRSDGFIRQQKRRYSQLFDGSGAQLKFFAARTHPLGDPALSVPVER; translated from the coding sequence ATGAAGGATTTCCAGGATATTGACGCCCACCTTGAAGACTGGAGCACCCTGCGCAGCAGCACCGTCTTCAGTGGGATTCTGATCGGCAATGGCGCGAGCCGCACGATTTGGGAAGACTTTGCCTACGACTCGCTGTTCGAAAACGCACGCACCGTCGAAGAAAAACCCCTCGGCCCATCCGAGCTCAGCGTGTTCGACGCCCTGCAGACCCGCAGCTTCGAGCAGACCCTGGGGGCATTGAAAACCACCAGCCGAGTCAACAAGGCCCTGGCGGTCAGCTCGGCGGCACCGCGTAATCGCTACTACGCGATCAAGGAAGCGCTGATCAATACCATCCACGCCGTGCACATTCCGTGGCGGCTGGTGCAGCCGTCGACGCTGGCGACGATCAACCGCGAACTGGCGAACTACACCAGCGTGTTCACCACCAATTACGACCTGCTCAACTATTGGGCGATCCTGCACACGCCGGGCATCGACGACCTGTTCCGCAGCGCCGACTCGAGCTTCGACCTGCGCAACACCCACACCGATACCACGCGCATCCTCTACCTGCACGGCGGCCTGCACCTGGTGCGCAACCTTGACGGCACCGCACGCAAATTGCCGAGCACCGACAGCACCTTGCTCAGCAGCTTTGCGATCAACAACACGATCAAGACCCTGGACGATGTGCCGCTGTTTATCAACGAAGGCACGGTGCAAGAGAAGCTCAAGACCATCCGCAGCTCGGATTACCTGTCGTTCTGCTATGAACAGTTGCTGAGCCACGAGGGCGCGCTGTGCATCTTTGGCCATGACCTGGGGCCGCAGGACCAACACGTGGTGGATGCAATTCGCCAGGCCCGCCCCGCGACCCTGGCGATCTCGGTATCGGGCCGCAGCGACGGGTTTATTCGCCAGCAGAAGCGGCGGTATTCGCAGTTGTTTGATGGCAGTGGCGCGCAGTTGAAGTTTTTTGCCGCGCGCACGCATCCGTTGGGTGATCCGGCCCTGTCGGTACCTGTCGAACGTTGA
- the yiaY gene encoding L-threonine dehydrogenase: MSSTFFIPAVNIMGTDCLDEAMNAIRNYGFRKALIVTDAGLAKAGVASMIAEKLAMQDIDSVVYDGAKPNPNVENVEKGLALLQQSACDFVVSLGGGSPHDCAKGIALCATNGGHISDYEGVDQSSKPQMPLVAINTTAGTASEMTRFCIITDETRHVKMAIVDRNVTPLLSVNDPSLMVGMPKGLTAATGMDALTHAIEAYVSTAATPITDACAIKAIELISANLRLAVRDGSDKAARENMAYAQFLAGMAFNNASLGFVHAMAHQLGGLYDLPHGVCNAVLLPHVQSFNASVSAKRLSDVGRALGADTQGITVEEGAQAAIAAIRALSQDVEIPAGLRELGAKLQDIPLLATNALKDACGLTNPRRADQRQIEEIFRSAF; this comes from the coding sequence ATGAGCAGCACCTTCTTCATTCCCGCCGTCAACATCATGGGCACCGACTGCCTCGACGAAGCCATGAACGCCATTCGCAACTACGGTTTTCGCAAAGCGCTGATCGTCACCGACGCAGGCCTGGCCAAGGCGGGCGTGGCCAGCATGATCGCCGAGAAGTTGGCGATGCAGGACATCGATTCGGTGGTCTACGACGGCGCCAAGCCCAACCCCAATGTGGAAAACGTCGAGAAAGGCCTGGCGTTGCTGCAGCAGAGCGCCTGCGATTTCGTAGTGTCCCTGGGCGGCGGTTCGCCCCATGACTGTGCCAAGGGCATCGCCCTGTGCGCCACCAACGGCGGGCATATCAGCGACTACGAAGGCGTCGACCAATCCAGCAAGCCGCAGATGCCCTTGGTGGCGATCAACACCACCGCCGGCACCGCCAGCGAGATGACGCGTTTCTGCATCATCACCGACGAAACCCGCCACGTGAAAATGGCTATCGTCGACCGCAACGTCACGCCACTGCTGTCGGTCAACGACCCGAGTCTGATGGTCGGCATGCCCAAGGGCCTCACCGCCGCCACCGGCATGGACGCCCTGACCCACGCCATCGAAGCCTACGTGTCCACGGCGGCCACTCCGATCACTGACGCCTGCGCGATCAAGGCCATCGAACTGATCAGCGCCAACCTGCGCCTGGCCGTACGCGACGGCAGCGACAAGGCCGCGCGGGAAAACATGGCCTATGCCCAGTTCCTCGCAGGCATGGCGTTCAACAATGCGTCCCTGGGTTTCGTGCATGCCATGGCCCACCAACTCGGCGGTCTCTACGACCTGCCTCACGGCGTGTGCAACGCGGTGCTGCTGCCCCATGTGCAAAGCTTCAACGCCAGCGTCAGTGCCAAGCGCTTGAGCGATGTCGGCCGCGCGCTGGGCGCGGACACCCAGGGTATTACTGTGGAAGAGGGGGCTCAGGCGGCCATCGCGGCTATTCGAGCGTTGTCCCAGGACGTTGAAATCCCCGCCGGCCTGCGCGAACTGGGGGCCAAGTTGCAGGACATTCCGCTGCTGGCTACCAATGCATTGAAGGACGCGTGCGGGCTGACCAACCCACGGCGCGCCGATCAGCGTCAGATTGAGGAGATCTTTCGCAGCGCGTTCTGA
- a CDS encoding aldolase → MAKTLALPKDQLVKQALVQMQNTLADNTWTVRQKLALTCRILFEHGHDSGLAGQITARGPEQGTYYTQQLGLGFDEITASNLLLVNEDLEVLEGHGIPNPANRFHSWVYRGRADVNCIIHTHPTHIAALSMLEVPLQVSHMDLCPLYEDCAFLEAWPGVPVGNEEGEIITEALGDKRAILLSHHGQLSTGASVEEACVIAQLIERAAKLQLLAMAAGAIKPILPQLGREAHAWISRPKRHGAAFNYYVRQNLRQHADCLN, encoded by the coding sequence ATGGCCAAGACATTAGCACTCCCCAAAGACCAACTGGTCAAGCAAGCGCTGGTCCAGATGCAAAACACCCTGGCGGATAATACGTGGACCGTCCGGCAAAAGCTGGCGCTCACTTGCCGAATCCTGTTCGAACACGGCCACGACTCCGGCCTCGCCGGCCAGATCACCGCGCGCGGGCCTGAACAGGGCACCTACTACACCCAGCAACTGGGCCTGGGTTTTGATGAAATCACGGCCAGCAACCTGTTGCTGGTCAACGAGGATCTTGAGGTGCTGGAAGGTCACGGCATCCCCAACCCGGCCAACCGCTTTCACAGCTGGGTGTACCGCGGGCGAGCGGATGTGAATTGCATTATTCATACGCACCCGACCCATATCGCTGCGCTGTCGATGTTGGAAGTGCCGTTGCAGGTGTCCCACATGGACCTTTGCCCGTTGTACGAAGACTGCGCGTTCCTGGAGGCCTGGCCGGGTGTGCCGGTGGGCAATGAAGAGGGGGAAATCATCACCGAGGCCCTGGGCGACAAGCGCGCGATCCTGCTGTCGCACCACGGCCAGTTGTCGACCGGGGCGAGTGTCGAGGAAGCCTGCGTGATCGCGCAGTTGATCGAACGCGCGGCCAAGTTGCAGTTGCTCGCCATGGCAGCCGGTGCGATCAAGCCGATCCTGCCGCAACTGGGGCGCGAAGCCCATGCCTGGATTTCCCGCCCCAAGCGCCACGGCGCCGCGTTCAATTACTACGTGCGGCAGAACCTGCGCCAGCACGCCGATTGCCTGAACTGA
- a CDS encoding MFS transporter has product MKNTTRLALACCAAFLAQVGISSYLPAVPVIAQSLLAAEDYVALALAVYLMGMALPMLLWGSLGERFGRKPVLLAALAIYASASAAIPSAFNVESFLSLRLIQGLGAGGVAVMARVLVRDSFSGALLARGLSWLGMTFVIALGIGQFMGSLLQVAFGWKAIFYGLAISAVTLIAVLQSVVFPSAKKADSPDSAWRIYTTIVRHPPFLHAALAGGLGYGVIIAFNTCAPLILQGRFEWSAAQYGWLGWPISGAYLAGALMVNRFVARMGRLTMMSWGVGLALTGAALMLLGSVFASGIALLLWLPYCLAIFGQSMSYPISLSLANDQSPVGGSYAIALSGFMHQLMAALIGGVASLLVSQQAWPLALLCVALAGGAFICAASCRTDQNALRKISSI; this is encoded by the coding sequence TTGAAAAACACCACCCGTCTCGCCCTCGCTTGCTGCGCCGCCTTCCTCGCCCAAGTCGGCATTAGCAGCTATTTGCCCGCTGTGCCGGTCATCGCCCAGTCCCTGCTCGCCGCCGAGGACTACGTCGCACTGGCCCTGGCGGTGTACCTGATGGGCATGGCGCTGCCGATGTTGCTCTGGGGCAGCCTGGGGGAGCGTTTTGGCAGAAAGCCGGTCCTGTTGGCGGCGCTGGCGATATATGCCTCGGCAAGCGCGGCGATTCCATCGGCATTTAACGTCGAATCTTTTTTGTCATTACGGCTGATTCAGGGTTTGGGGGCGGGTGGAGTCGCGGTCATGGCCAGGGTGTTGGTGCGGGACAGTTTCAGCGGGGCGCTTTTGGCCAGGGGGTTGTCGTGGCTGGGGATGACGTTTGTGATCGCGCTAGGTATCGGCCAGTTCATGGGGTCGCTGTTGCAGGTGGCCTTCGGCTGGAAGGCCATTTTCTATGGGTTGGCAATAAGTGCTGTCACGTTGATTGCTGTGTTGCAAAGCGTGGTGTTTCCGTCAGCGAAGAAGGCTGATTCGCCAGACTCAGCCTGGCGGATCTACACCACGATTGTGCGTCATCCCCCCTTTCTACACGCAGCATTGGCCGGTGGGCTGGGCTATGGGGTGATCATTGCCTTCAACACCTGTGCACCGCTGATACTGCAAGGGCGTTTCGAGTGGAGCGCGGCGCAGTACGGCTGGCTGGGGTGGCCGATCAGCGGGGCCTATCTGGCGGGGGCGTTGATGGTCAACCGCTTCGTCGCGCGGATGGGGCGGTTGACGATGATGAGCTGGGGCGTGGGGCTGGCGTTAACGGGAGCGGCGCTGATGCTGTTGGGCAGTGTGTTTGCCAGCGGGATCGCGCTGTTGTTGTGGCTGCCCTATTGCCTGGCGATATTTGGGCAATCGATGAGTTACCCCATCAGTTTGTCACTGGCTAATGATCAGTCGCCGGTCGGCGGTTCCTATGCCATCGCCTTGAGCGGCTTCATGCATCAGTTGATGGCGGCGTTGATCGGCGGCGTAGCAAGCCTGCTGGTGAGTCAGCAGGCATGGCCATTGGCGCTCTTGTGCGTGGCGTTGGCTGGCGGCGCATTTATATGTGCCGCCAGTTGCCGGACAGATCAGAACGCGCTGCGAAAGATCTCCTCAATCTGA
- a CDS encoding FecR family protein, which yields MNRLSDTDGLDIEASDAIDAQAASWFARNRNDTGRADRKAFAAWQATPAHARAYAEFEQLWADLAQLQQLNNPVALPKRKASVLRPALAVAAAVLCAVLAPHIGAPRELYHSQVAAHAKGVRTLNLPDGSTLSVNANTRLRVDFSAHQRIVHLDKGQVYIEVAADKERPLFVQAGEANVRVVGTGFDVRRSQQQLVVSVAHGQVAFEPSAKSPVSLLGAQQRAIYSYAKGTLQQQTLTAEEVADWRSGHLSFRNRELASLIDELGLYRPQAPLQVSNAVAHLKVSGNLDVNDPDALLNALPALLPVKTVVSADGIVRIEPSK from the coding sequence ATGAACCGCCTGAGCGACACCGACGGCCTGGATATCGAAGCCAGTGACGCCATCGATGCCCAAGCCGCCAGTTGGTTTGCGCGCAACCGTAACGACACAGGCCGTGCCGACCGCAAGGCCTTTGCCGCCTGGCAGGCCACGCCCGCCCATGCCCGCGCCTATGCCGAATTCGAGCAACTGTGGGCCGACCTGGCCCAGTTGCAGCAACTGAACAACCCCGTGGCGCTGCCCAAGCGCAAAGCATCGGTATTGCGCCCGGCCCTGGCCGTAGCCGCCGCCGTGCTATGCGCCGTATTGGCCCCCCACATCGGTGCGCCCCGCGAGTTGTATCACAGCCAGGTGGCGGCCCATGCCAAGGGCGTGCGCACCCTGAACCTGCCCGATGGCAGCACCCTGTCGGTGAATGCCAACACCCGCCTGCGCGTGGACTTCAGCGCCCACCAGCGCATCGTGCACCTGGACAAGGGCCAGGTGTATATCGAAGTGGCGGCCGACAAAGAGCGGCCGTTGTTCGTTCAAGCCGGCGAAGCAAATGTGCGGGTGGTCGGCACCGGCTTCGATGTGCGCCGCAGCCAGCAGCAACTGGTGGTCAGCGTCGCCCACGGCCAGGTCGCTTTCGAGCCATCCGCCAAAAGCCCCGTTTCCCTGCTCGGCGCCCAGCAACGCGCCATCTACAGCTACGCCAAGGGCACCTTGCAACAGCAAACCCTCACGGCCGAAGAAGTGGCCGATTGGCGCAGCGGGCACTTGTCATTCCGCAACCGTGAACTGGCCAGCCTGATCGATGAACTGGGCCTGTATCGCCCGCAGGCACCGTTGCAGGTCAGCAACGCGGTGGCGCACCTGAAAGTCTCGGGCAATCTGGACGTGAATGATCCGGATGCCCTGCTCAACGCCCTGCCCGCCCTGTTGCCGGTGAAAACCGTGGTCTCGGCCGATGGCATCGTGCGGATTGAACCGAGCAAATAA
- a CDS encoding TonB-dependent receptor, which translates to MFRAPCHASHLYLRPTLIATCLTFSLSAQAESFTLQLPAQALATSLSQVAQQAKIQLLFDEELLKNVQAPALNGDFTPEVAIRSLLKNGAFTLIKVGSTYVVKPEEAKTTQSGAIQLDALSVIGTGNQVDSSTVGRSTLSQADIDRYQPDNIPSLLQTLPGVFMGGSPKPGGQTMNIRGMGDAEDVPMTVDGATKSGFERYQQGTVFIEPELIKSIEVEKGPYSPFTGNGGFGGTVNMVTKDAPDLLKDGRNTGAMTKYGYSSNTHEQVYSGAVYGRTNDGRMNGLIYLTQRDGGDLKLAGTPPDPRNEYPINPKRLPNSAQDVEGKLFKFNAYFTDEHSMGLSYSSAKSERMAPFSAKSYPSPPNQSAINRYGYEGALKRFLADRETVDTTWSGKYEYQPLDNPLIDLKLSYSASKTDQTDERGENAVIGLSTGGRKMETSYSDRLLELRNISLLTTGPLEHAVTAGVQIRKHNRETESWMPGATYNTARYNYGHFQPYFMPHGKADTHSFYLQDAVTLGDLTITPSLRYDHVRNRGEANDAPYYSNPDPSVGHDYSDRTYTGWSPRLAAFWNLTPDVAFFASWNRTWRAPVIDEQYEVQGAASTRSATSLNLDPERITAITAGNVTHFSGVLTHGDDLQLRTTLFHNRIEDEIMKATGIGCERQMTVPGNIDTVCNDTASRTNYRNVGGMTIKGVELESYYDSTYVFGSLTYSWATGKRDNPYTNPWATDRHVWARDIPPAKWVVVLGTKIPSWDAQVGWQGQFVRKTDRVPTDIYAGGLNSTIGDFIYDQTENASYDTQGLFANWKPQQAGLKGTEVNFTVDNLFNRSYQPALSGEGVYSEGRNAKISITRFF; encoded by the coding sequence ATGTTTCGCGCGCCTTGCCACGCTTCGCACCTGTATCTTCGACCGACCCTCATCGCCACCTGCCTGACGTTCAGCCTCAGCGCCCAGGCCGAGTCATTCACCTTGCAACTGCCCGCCCAGGCGCTGGCCACGTCCCTGAGCCAAGTAGCGCAGCAGGCGAAGATCCAGCTGTTGTTCGATGAGGAGCTGCTCAAGAACGTGCAGGCACCTGCACTCAACGGTGACTTCACACCGGAAGTTGCGATTCGCAGCCTGCTGAAAAACGGCGCGTTCACCCTGATCAAGGTCGGCAGCACGTACGTGGTAAAGCCCGAAGAGGCCAAGACCACCCAGAGCGGCGCGATCCAGCTGGACGCCCTGAGCGTGATCGGCACCGGCAATCAGGTCGACTCCAGCACCGTCGGCCGCTCCACCCTGAGCCAGGCGGATATTGATCGCTACCAGCCCGACAACATTCCTTCGCTGCTGCAGACGCTGCCGGGGGTATTCATGGGCGGCTCTCCCAAGCCGGGGGGGCAGACCATGAATATTCGCGGCATGGGCGACGCCGAAGATGTGCCGATGACCGTGGATGGCGCGACCAAAAGTGGCTTTGAGCGCTACCAGCAAGGCACGGTTTTCATCGAGCCTGAACTGATCAAAAGCATTGAGGTGGAGAAAGGTCCTTACTCGCCCTTCACCGGCAACGGCGGTTTCGGTGGCACGGTCAACATGGTCACCAAGGATGCGCCCGACCTGCTCAAGGACGGGCGTAACACCGGGGCCATGACCAAATACGGTTACTCCAGCAACACCCATGAACAGGTGTACAGCGGCGCCGTGTATGGCCGCACCAACGACGGTCGCATGAATGGCCTGATCTACCTCACACAGCGCGACGGCGGCGACTTGAAGCTCGCCGGCACACCGCCCGACCCGCGCAATGAATACCCGATCAACCCCAAGCGCCTGCCCAACAGTGCCCAGGACGTAGAAGGCAAGCTGTTCAAATTCAACGCGTATTTTACGGATGAGCACAGCATGGGCCTGTCCTACTCCAGTGCAAAAAGTGAGCGCATGGCGCCCTTCTCAGCGAAATCCTACCCGTCGCCGCCGAACCAATCGGCCATCAACCGATATGGCTACGAAGGCGCACTGAAACGTTTTCTGGCCGACCGCGAAACGGTGGACACCACCTGGTCGGGCAAGTACGAATACCAGCCGCTGGACAACCCGCTGATTGACCTGAAGCTTAGCTACTCGGCGTCCAAGACCGACCAGACCGACGAGCGGGGCGAAAACGCAGTCATTGGCCTGAGCACCGGTGGGCGCAAGATGGAAACTTCATACTCCGATCGCCTCCTTGAACTGCGTAATATCAGTCTGCTGACCACCGGCCCACTGGAACATGCGGTGACCGCCGGCGTGCAGATTCGCAAGCACAATCGAGAAACCGAAAGCTGGATGCCGGGCGCTACCTACAACACCGCAAGATACAACTACGGGCATTTCCAGCCGTATTTCATGCCCCACGGCAAGGCCGATACCCACTCGTTTTACCTCCAGGACGCCGTGACCCTCGGCGATCTGACCATCACCCCGTCCCTGCGCTATGACCACGTGCGCAATCGCGGCGAAGCCAACGATGCGCCGTACTACAGCAACCCGGACCCGAGCGTCGGCCATGACTACAGCGACCGCACCTACACCGGCTGGTCGCCGCGCCTGGCCGCGTTCTGGAACCTGACCCCGGATGTGGCCTTCTTCGCCAGCTGGAATCGCACATGGCGTGCGCCGGTCATCGATGAACAGTACGAAGTCCAGGGCGCCGCCAGCACCCGCAGCGCCACAAGCCTCAACCTCGACCCAGAGCGCATCACTGCGATTACGGCGGGCAACGTGACTCACTTCTCCGGCGTCTTAACCCACGGCGATGACCTGCAGTTGCGCACCACGCTGTTTCACAACCGCATCGAAGACGAGATCATGAAGGCCACCGGCATCGGCTGTGAACGGCAAATGACGGTGCCGGGCAATATCGATACGGTGTGCAACGACACGGCCTCCAGGACCAACTATCGCAATGTGGGCGGCATGACCATCAAGGGCGTGGAGCTGGAAAGCTACTACGACTCAACGTACGTGTTCGGCTCCCTGACTTACTCCTGGGCTACGGGCAAACGCGATAACCCCTATACCAACCCGTGGGCAACCGACCGACACGTGTGGGCGCGGGACATTCCACCGGCCAAATGGGTGGTGGTGCTGGGCACCAAGATCCCGAGCTGGGATGCACAGGTGGGCTGGCAGGGCCAGTTCGTGCGCAAGACCGACCGCGTGCCTACAGACATCTACGCTGGCGGCTTGAATTCGACCATTGGTGACTTTATCTACGACCAGACTGAGAACGCCAGCTATGACACCCAAGGCCTGTTCGCCAACTGGAAACCGCAGCAGGCCGGCCTAAAGGGCACCGAGGTCAACTTCACTGTCGACAACCTGTTCAACCGCAGCTACCAGCCGGCGCTCAGCGGGGAAGGTGTCTACAGCGAAGGCCGCAACGCCAAGATCAGCATCACGCGCTTCTTCTGA